One genomic window of Undibacterium cyanobacteriorum includes the following:
- a CDS encoding LacI family DNA-binding transcriptional regulator, which yields MSEHHSNDNPTTLIDVARLAGVSPSTVSRILNGTAKVSDEKRQSVMDAIAKMNFAPNPMAQSLKRGRSMTIGIVVQDISSPFFDETLHGIDEALKGTGYASVIVSGHWNAAEEVDRIRLLLARKVDGIILLSGRITDESVLQFSEHRPIVSTGRSIQTQRALGFKLDNEYGGWLAVRHLIELGHRRIAFITGPANNCDAIERLAGYKRALQEADISYDPKIVVEGDFHESSGMRAINHLFETQQQFTAVCAANDLSAYGARLSLYRKGIRVPDDISLVGFDDLPGSSYTTPPLTTIRQPLYDIGRIATNSLLHLINGEAVETSIPPLELIVRETTRRIR from the coding sequence TTGAGCGAACATCATTCCAACGACAATCCAACCACCTTAATCGATGTCGCCCGACTCGCTGGCGTTTCGCCGAGCACGGTTTCGCGTATCTTGAATGGCACGGCCAAAGTCTCTGATGAGAAACGGCAGTCCGTGATGGATGCGATTGCCAAGATGAATTTCGCACCCAATCCTATGGCGCAAAGTCTCAAACGTGGCCGCTCCATGACGATTGGCATCGTGGTGCAAGATATTTCCTCTCCCTTCTTCGATGAAACCCTGCATGGCATTGATGAAGCGCTGAAAGGCACTGGCTATGCTTCCGTCATTGTCAGCGGTCACTGGAATGCGGCGGAAGAAGTGGATCGGATTCGCCTCTTATTGGCGCGCAAAGTCGACGGCATTATTTTGCTGTCAGGTCGTATCACCGATGAATCCGTCTTACAGTTTTCCGAGCACCGCCCCATCGTTTCAACTGGTCGTTCGATACAAACACAAAGGGCCTTGGGCTTTAAGCTCGACAATGAATATGGCGGTTGGTTGGCCGTGCGGCACTTGATCGAGCTCGGTCATCGACGCATCGCTTTCATCACTGGCCCAGCGAATAATTGCGATGCGATTGAACGTCTCGCGGGATACAAACGCGCCTTGCAAGAAGCCGACATTTCCTATGATCCTAAGATCGTCGTCGAAGGCGACTTTCATGAGAGTAGCGGTATGCGTGCCATCAATCACTTATTCGAAACGCAGCAGCAATTTACGGCCGTATGTGCGGCCAATGATTTGAGCGCCTACGGTGCGCGCCTTTCGTTGTATCGAAAAGGAATCCGCGTGCCCGACGATATTTCTTTAGTCGGCTTCGATGACTTACCCGGTTCCTCGTACACGACGCCTCCACTCACCACCATACGCCAACCGCTGTATGACATCGGGCGCATCGCCACCAACTCATTACTCCATTTAATCAACGGAGAGGCCGTCGAGACCAGTATTCCGCCGTTGGAACTCATCGTCCGCGAAACAACGCGACGCATACGCTAA
- a CDS encoding tryptophan halogenase family protein — translation MSAVKNILIVGGGTAGWLCAAFLAKQLGSKHSHGIQIRLVESPEIGIIGVGEGSFPSIRGTLAAIGIDEAQFVRECQATFKQGIRFDHWLHEPHHSKSQQDSARHYFHPFNQPSQRQGTPELLPYWLQGIAPKGMPFAQAVSMQKRIADAYRAPKRSSDGDFLGPMNYAYHFDAALFAKLLAKHAKNLGVQHLLGNVHRVELDREGAIDAVHTHEQGALKADLYIDCTGFRARLIGQALQSEFHSVSDTLFVDRALAIQVPYPHAQTPIASYTISTAQEAGWIWDIGLQDRRGVGYVYSSRHTDQACAERVLRDYLQDEAVEFKPRLLELQLGYRPRPWIKNCVAIGLSGGFLEPLEASGIGLVEAATYLLAYLFPFNGEFDLCAQHFNHHMSQRYERIVDFIKLHYCISQRRDHRFWIDNADIATIPSSLRDKLALWKHRPPHRLDFNSDLEMYPTSSWQYVLYGMHYPTQLHPSAIDANKLVLAEQEFAGIAAMSERAVADLPDHRQYIQFLCEKAEQVSIPKKTISYA, via the coding sequence ATGAGCGCAGTAAAAAACATTTTGATTGTTGGTGGCGGTACCGCTGGTTGGTTATGCGCAGCCTTTCTTGCGAAGCAGTTGGGTAGTAAGCACAGCCATGGCATCCAGATTCGCTTGGTGGAATCACCTGAGATTGGCATCATCGGCGTCGGCGAAGGAAGCTTCCCATCGATCCGAGGTACTCTCGCTGCGATTGGCATCGATGAGGCGCAATTTGTGCGTGAGTGCCAAGCGACTTTTAAGCAAGGCATACGCTTCGACCACTGGCTGCACGAACCTCATCATTCAAAGTCGCAGCAGGATAGCGCAAGGCACTACTTCCATCCGTTCAATCAACCAAGTCAACGTCAAGGCACGCCCGAACTCCTTCCCTATTGGTTACAAGGTATCGCTCCAAAAGGAATGCCGTTTGCACAAGCTGTCAGCATGCAAAAACGCATTGCTGATGCGTATCGTGCTCCTAAGCGTAGTAGCGATGGCGACTTCCTCGGCCCCATGAATTACGCCTATCACTTTGATGCGGCATTATTCGCCAAGCTACTGGCCAAACACGCGAAGAACTTGGGCGTACAACATCTGCTTGGCAATGTGCACCGCGTTGAACTCGATCGAGAAGGTGCGATTGATGCTGTGCATACGCACGAACAGGGCGCGTTGAAAGCGGATCTGTATATCGACTGCACAGGCTTTCGCGCACGTCTGATCGGTCAAGCCTTGCAATCCGAATTTCACAGTGTGAGCGATACCCTTTTTGTTGATCGTGCACTGGCGATTCAAGTCCCCTATCCTCACGCTCAAACTCCGATCGCGTCTTACACCATCTCTACCGCACAAGAGGCCGGATGGATCTGGGATATTGGCTTACAAGATCGACGTGGCGTGGGCTATGTTTACTCAAGCCGCCACACTGATCAAGCGTGCGCCGAGCGAGTGCTACGTGACTATCTACAAGACGAGGCAGTGGAGTTCAAGCCGCGCCTCTTGGAATTACAACTCGGTTATCGACCGCGCCCATGGATCAAGAATTGCGTGGCGATTGGCCTATCGGGTGGCTTCCTTGAACCCTTGGAAGCGTCCGGCATTGGTTTGGTAGAAGCCGCCACTTATTTGCTGGCTTATTTATTCCCCTTCAACGGTGAGTTCGATTTGTGTGCCCAACATTTCAACCACCACATGTCGCAACGCTACGAGCGCATCGTCGACTTCATCAAACTGCACTATTGCATCAGCCAACGTCGTGACCATCGTTTCTGGATCGACAATGCGGACATCGCCACCATACCCTCGAGCTTGCGTGACAAACTCGCACTATGGAAGCATAGACCACCACACCGACTTGATTTCAACAGTGATCTAGAAATGTACCCGACCTCCAGCTGGCAATATGTCCTGTACGGCATGCACTACCCCACTCAGCTACATCCCAGTGCGATCGATGCCAACAAACTGGTATTAGCGGAGCAAGAATTCGCCGGTATTGCGGCGATGAGCGAACGGGCAGTAGCAGATTTGCCAGATCATCGACAATACATTCAGTTTCTATGTGAAAAGGCCGAGCAAGTATCAATACCGAAGAAAACGATTTCATATGCGTAA